In one Pseudodesulfovibrio tunisiensis genomic region, the following are encoded:
- a CDS encoding sterol desaturase family protein, which produces MPYEPLVRIGSFLAVLLIMAWAEHARPKRVPRPPRKGRWFANLGTAFLSTGIVRLLFPVLPAALAALCAQYGWGLFNLLDLPLPISVPATILLLDMAVYWQHVAFHRFLPLWRIHRMHHADLHIDASTGVRFHPLEIILSMVYKLTLVAILGPPVLGVILFEIVLNGCALFNHANLALPAGVDRILRLAVVTPDMHRVHHSTDMHEANRNFGFNFPWWDRLFSTYKPQPDLGHHNMAIGLNIFRSPSSQTLGGMLSIPFL; this is translated from the coding sequence ATGCCCTACGAACCGCTCGTCCGCATCGGCTCGTTTCTGGCCGTCCTGCTCATCATGGCCTGGGCCGAGCATGCACGGCCGAAACGTGTGCCCCGGCCGCCGCGCAAGGGCCGCTGGTTCGCCAACCTCGGCACGGCCTTCCTGTCCACGGGAATCGTCAGACTCCTCTTCCCGGTCCTTCCGGCCGCGCTTGCAGCACTGTGCGCCCAATACGGCTGGGGCCTTTTCAACCTTCTCGATCTGCCGCTCCCCATCTCGGTTCCCGCAACCATACTCCTGCTGGACATGGCCGTGTACTGGCAGCATGTGGCATTCCACAGATTCCTTCCGCTCTGGCGCATTCATCGCATGCACCATGCCGACCTGCACATCGACGCAAGCACCGGGGTCCGATTCCATCCGCTGGAAATAATCCTGTCCATGGTCTACAAGCTGACACTTGTCGCGATACTCGGGCCTCCGGTCCTCGGCGTAATCCTGTTCGAAATCGTGCTGAACGGCTGCGCCCTGTTCAATCACGCCAATCTTGCGCTGCCCGCCGGAGTCGACCGCATCCTCAGACTTGCCGTGGTCACGCCGGACATGCACCGCGTGCACCATTCCACGGACATGCATGAGGCAAACCGCAACTTCGGCTTCAACTTCCCTTGGTGGGACAGACTCTTTTCCACCTACAAACCCCAACCAGACCTCGGGCACCACAACATGGCCATAGGGCTGAACATCTTTCGATCTCCCTCCTCCCAGACACTGGGCGGCATGTTGAGCATACCTTT
- a CDS encoding class I SAM-dependent methyltransferase, whose amino-acid sequence MKYDLGQPFEALMDLARKKFGEVRFEPFHFGGGELEVLQIVDMPKYIDKLVSRTRSGKSVDLPLWAKIWPSCMVLGAMLDKYPFPENAKVIEIGAGCAVNGLLLARRGLDVVVTDVDEDALLFSRINALKNGLDNKLTVRRVDFTRDSLGERFDYILGCEVVYTEAAYEPLVGFLDDHLASAGAGEVFLALDGKRQARRFFQLASDRFAMMRTAANIKDKGESREVLLFRLRRK is encoded by the coding sequence ATGAAATATGATCTGGGCCAGCCTTTCGAGGCGCTCATGGACCTTGCCCGGAAGAAATTCGGGGAAGTGCGGTTTGAACCCTTTCATTTCGGTGGCGGCGAACTGGAAGTGCTCCAGATCGTGGACATGCCCAAATATATCGACAAGCTCGTTTCCAGGACCCGGTCCGGCAAATCCGTGGATCTGCCGCTTTGGGCCAAGATATGGCCGTCCTGCATGGTGCTGGGCGCAATGCTGGACAAGTATCCGTTTCCCGAGAACGCGAAGGTCATCGAAATCGGAGCGGGATGCGCAGTCAACGGCCTGCTGCTGGCTCGCCGCGGGCTGGACGTGGTGGTTACGGATGTGGACGAGGATGCACTGCTGTTCAGCCGCATCAATGCCCTGAAAAACGGTTTGGATAACAAGTTGACCGTGCGGCGCGTGGATTTCACCCGTGACAGTCTGGGAGAACGTTTCGACTACATTCTCGGTTGCGAAGTGGTGTATACCGAGGCCGCCTATGAGCCGCTCGTCGGTTTTCTCGATGATCACCTGGCTTCGGCAGGCGCAGGAGAGGTTTTTCTCGCTCTGGATGGCAAGCGTCAGGCCAGACGGTTCTTTCAGCTTGCCTCCGACAGGTTCGCCATGATGCGGACAGCCGCAAACATCAAGGACAAGGGCGAATCCAGGGAAGTCCTGCTTTTCCGCCTGAGAAGGAAGTAG
- a CDS encoding response regulator yields the protein MPQKKDSKAYRAFKHAVVLTNIDVHSKRDQASIMVFGPDTVKAFSSGADAIDHIHGNPVDLILCDSSLDDMSGIKFCQIMRKNMSGRPLPIIMVTLENRKDHVLDAIAAGCLGYVLRPYSMETFERYLILANQLDNYPEIEEMELQEAKSMVERGDFDEAIEAFEELISYQDEAQRYYDMGCSYLMQGKYGKAIVAFKKAVKINDLFAEAYKGLAEAYKAKGDLESFKQFLKKAADIHAQFDRLEQTKELFIEILKYESDTPNPFNSLGVTLRKQGDYPGAIHAYAQALELTPNDENIYFNMAKAFYFMGRLTEASDAVDKSLQMNPEFREAHKLYQRIHGKPWRPVPGRTQRPRPLPEGQKESAKDV from the coding sequence ATGCCACAGAAAAAAGACAGCAAAGCATACAGGGCGTTCAAGCACGCCGTGGTTCTCACGAACATCGACGTGCATTCCAAACGCGATCAGGCCTCCATCATGGTGTTCGGCCCGGACACGGTGAAGGCGTTTTCCTCGGGTGCGGACGCCATCGATCACATCCATGGCAATCCCGTGGACCTGATCCTGTGCGACTCATCTCTGGATGACATGTCCGGCATCAAGTTCTGCCAAATCATGCGCAAGAACATGAGCGGACGTCCCCTGCCCATCATCATGGTCACTCTGGAGAACCGGAAGGACCATGTACTGGACGCCATTGCCGCAGGCTGCCTCGGCTATGTGCTCCGGCCCTATTCCATGGAGACCTTCGAACGCTATCTCATCCTCGCCAACCAGCTCGACAACTACCCGGAAATCGAGGAAATGGAGTTGCAGGAAGCCAAGAGCATGGTGGAACGCGGAGATTTCGACGAAGCCATCGAAGCCTTCGAGGAACTCATCTCCTATCAGGATGAGGCACAACGCTACTACGACATGGGCTGCTCCTACCTGATGCAGGGGAAATACGGCAAAGCCATCGTGGCCTTCAAGAAGGCGGTCAAGATCAACGACCTGTTTGCCGAGGCCTACAAAGGGCTGGCCGAGGCCTACAAGGCCAAGGGCGATCTGGAAAGCTTCAAGCAGTTCCTCAAGAAGGCCGCGGACATCCACGCCCAGTTCGACAGACTGGAGCAGACCAAGGAACTGTTCATCGAAATTCTCAAATACGAATCCGACACGCCCAACCCGTTCAACAGTCTCGGGGTAACCCTTCGCAAGCAGGGCGACTATCCCGGCGCGATCCATGCCTATGCGCAGGCTCTGGAGCTCACGCCCAACGACGAGAACATCTACTTCAACATGGCCAAGGCCTTCTACTTCATGGGCAGGCTGACCGAAGCGTCCGACGCCGTGGACAAATCCCTGCAAATGAACCCGGAATTCCGCGAGGCCCACAAGCTCTACCAGCGGATTCACGGCAAACCATGGCGACCTGTACCCGGCAGGACGCAACGCCCCCGCCCGCTTCCCGAGGGGCAAAAGGAATCCGCAAAGGACGTCTGA
- a CDS encoding HD domain-containing protein produces MDLDRHIRRLAEHSRQHLIGTPDYDYHIQLKLEHSLRVLDNAREIVEGDGITGRTRDLTLLAALYHDIGRFTQYARYRTYNDRESANHARLGVLALRTPGFIDHLPAADQRLIRAAIGLHNVKTLPSSLPEPLNTAARIVRDSDKLDIFPVMITHLGGDKPLDPVVVLGATQHPTRYTQSILQDVLAGRTGSYSEIRWSNDFKMLVAGWINDFNTETGLDLLARSGNMEKLLALLPDIPEIIKLKHRILNQLHYKMPSSPC; encoded by the coding sequence ATGGACCTCGACAGACACATACGCCGCCTCGCGGAGCATTCCCGTCAGCATCTGATCGGAACACCGGATTACGATTACCATATCCAGCTCAAGCTGGAGCACTCCCTCCGCGTTCTCGACAATGCGCGGGAAATCGTGGAAGGCGACGGCATAACCGGACGCACTCGGGACCTGACCCTGCTCGCGGCCCTGTATCACGATATCGGACGCTTCACGCAATACGCCCGCTACAGGACCTACAATGACAGGGAATCCGCAAATCACGCAAGACTGGGCGTTCTGGCCCTGCGCACCCCGGGGTTCATCGACCATCTTCCGGCCGCGGATCAACGGCTGATCCGTGCGGCCATCGGACTGCACAATGTCAAGACTCTGCCCTCCTCCCTGCCGGAACCGCTGAACACAGCCGCAAGAATCGTGCGCGACAGCGACAAGCTGGACATATTTCCGGTCATGATCACCCACCTGGGCGGGGACAAACCGCTTGATCCGGTGGTCGTGCTCGGCGCAACCCAGCACCCCACACGATACACGCAATCCATTCTTCAGGACGTACTGGCCGGACGCACGGGCAGTTACAGCGAAATACGCTGGTCCAACGACTTCAAGATGCTGGTGGCGGGCTGGATCAACGACTTCAACACCGAAACCGGCCTCGACCTTCTGGCACGCAGCGGCAACATGGAAAAACTGCTCGCTCTGCTCCCGGACATTCCGGAAATCATCAAGCTGAAACACCGCATACTCAACCAACTTCATTATAAAATGCCGTCATCCCCTTGCTAG
- a CDS encoding Tim44 domain-containing protein: MRDSDDSQDDADGKMRRGVDRYEAARRSWEYFQTGEARPEPVENAPQAAHGQGDFDSSEFLEGAKIFFSRFQEAGDNRDLDSIRDFISDEVYAQAVADLETGGVAARTEIMLLDARLVDVRTENGTTSVTVQFDADLRKGISGGQREHVRTVWEFSRDETAPGSLWTLDKINRMDH, from the coding sequence ATGCGGGATTCCGATGATTCGCAGGACGATGCGGACGGCAAGATGCGGCGCGGTGTGGACAGGTATGAGGCGGCTCGGCGTTCCTGGGAATATTTTCAGACGGGAGAAGCCCGGCCCGAACCTGTGGAGAACGCGCCGCAAGCCGCGCACGGGCAGGGGGATTTCGATTCCTCGGAGTTTCTGGAAGGTGCGAAGATTTTCTTTTCCCGATTTCAGGAAGCTGGCGACAACAGGGACCTTGATTCCATCCGGGATTTCATTTCGGATGAAGTCTATGCTCAGGCCGTGGCCGATCTGGAGACCGGCGGGGTTGCGGCTCGTACCGAGATCATGCTTCTTGACGCCCGGCTTGTGGATGTGAGGACGGAAAACGGGACCACCAGCGTGACGGTCCAGTTTGATGCGGATCTGCGCAAGGGCATTTCCGGGGGACAGCGTGAACATGTGCGTACCGTGTGGGAATTCTCTCGTGACGAAACCGCGCCCGGTTCCCTGTGGACGCTGGACAAGATCAACCGGATGGATCACTGA
- a CDS encoding SHOCT domain-containing protein: MTDFIHLAFNAGLDIFNNPQWRAWPFGSGYGDALLPSLARFAFVALLLGVILLFLRLLFGPKGIFRDKELDREAEELRQQEIAELTKQFEAGEVGEAEFQVRKRKIRKS, encoded by the coding sequence ATGACCGATTTCATTCATCTCGCCTTCAACGCAGGGCTGGATATTTTCAACAATCCCCAATGGCGGGCATGGCCCTTTGGCTCGGGGTACGGCGACGCCCTGCTGCCGTCCCTCGCCAGATTCGCTTTCGTCGCCCTGCTGCTCGGGGTAATCCTCCTCTTCCTGCGCCTCCTGTTCGGGCCCAAGGGCATCTTCCGTGACAAGGAACTGGACCGCGAAGCCGAGGAACTGCGCCAACAGGAAATTGCGGAATTGACGAAACAGTTCGAGGCAGGAGAAGTGGGAGAAGCCGAATTCCAGGTACGCAAGCGCAAAATCCGGAAGTCGTAG
- a CDS encoding response regulator — protein sequence MRILIVEDEFTSRKLLTALLADYGECDTASDGVECVDRFREALVKGSPYDLVCMDIMMPNKDGHQALKEIRELEQEFECKPSDEAKVIMVTALNDPKTVVKGGLRRILHFSRVSQTLGKRGSGTGSEQDGHAGFR from the coding sequence ATGCGTATTCTGATTGTGGAAGACGAGTTCACGAGTCGCAAGCTTCTGACCGCACTGCTCGCGGATTACGGCGAATGCGACACCGCGTCGGACGGCGTGGAATGCGTGGACAGGTTCAGGGAGGCTCTGGTCAAGGGCTCGCCCTATGATCTCGTATGCATGGATATCATGATGCCCAACAAGGACGGGCATCAGGCGCTCAAGGAAATTCGTGAACTCGAGCAGGAATTCGAATGCAAACCCTCGGATGAGGCGAAGGTCATCATGGTCACGGCGCTCAACGATCCCAAGACCGTGGTCAAGGGGGGTCTTCGTCGTATTCTTCATTTTTCGCGCGTTTCGCAGACGCTCGGGAAACGAGGATCAGGAACAGGATCGGAACAGGATGGACATGCGGGATTCCGATGA